In Strigops habroptila isolate Jane chromosome 2, bStrHab1.2.pri, whole genome shotgun sequence, one genomic interval encodes:
- the LOC115604444 gene encoding T-cell activation Rho GTPase-activating protein-like — MLPQPIQPSNSPPLCPHDLLALLNKHGPSTAGIFHRAARERPSRVIRESLNSGVEVQLENHPVLLLAVLLKDLLRKIPSKLLDDHLYKEWMSALQKTSRQERLAALKEVASKLPEANLLLLWHLLSLLSNISRDMAMSKVTSGNLAISLSPDLLSPSPGAAPGHPGTGDGEGTLCSLPSYSLPSPPQLCCSEGPGCLLSSAKPWGSNQEEQPHGCTFLHRSAGRAGKGCLSPYQPPR, encoded by the exons ATGCTGCCCCAGCCTATCCAG CCCAGCAACTCTCCTCCTCTGTGCCCTCATgacctgctggctctgctgaacAAGCATGGGCCATCCACGGCGGGGATCTTCCATCGGGCAGCCAGAGAGCGCCCCTCCCGGGTGATCAGGGAGTCCCTCAACAGCGGTGTGGAGGTCCAGCTTGAAAAccaccctgtgctgctgctggctgtgctcttGAAG GACCTCCTGCGGAAGATCCCCTCCAAGCTCCTCGATGACCACCTGTACAAGGAGTGGATGAGCGCCCTGCAGAAgaccagcaggcaggagaggctggCAGCACTGAAAGA GGTGGCCAGCAAGTTACCTGAGGCcaacctcctcctgctctggcacTTGCTCTCCCTGCTCAGTAACATCAGCAGGGACATGGCCATGAGCAAGGTGACATCCGGGAACCTGGCCATCTCTTTGTCACCAGACCTCCTCAGCCCCTCCCCAGGAGCTGCCCCTGGACATCCTGGCACAGGAGATGGGGAAGGTACGCTGTGTTCACTGCCCAGCTACAGcctccccagcccaccccagctttgctgctcagaGGGCCCTGGCTGCCTCCTCTCATCAGCAAAGCCGTGGGGCAGCAACCAGGAAGAGCAGCCCCACGGCTGCACCTTCCTGCACAGAAGTGCAGGTCGGGCTGGGAAAGGCTGTTTGAGCCCTTATCAGCCCCCTCGGTGA